In Paenibacillus kyungheensis, the following are encoded in one genomic region:
- a CDS encoding flagellin has product MIINHNIPALNTQRNMGLNSAAASKNMEKLSSGLRINRAADDAAGLSISEKMRGQIRGLEQAQRNVQDGISFAQTAEGAMNEVSSMLGRMKELNVQKENGTYSSGDKANINAELSQLGKQIDSIMSNTTFNGIHITSSVKVQADDKAFQITVSGVNTSGFTGLGSSTALSSVSKAIEKVATQRANLGAVQNRLEYTSNNLGTTVENLTASESRIRDTDMAKEMVALSKNNILVQASQSMLSQANSSPQGVLSLLR; this is encoded by the coding sequence ATGATTATCAATCACAATATTCCAGCTTTAAACACACAACGTAACATGGGTCTGAACAGTGCGGCAGCAAGTAAAAACATGGAAAAACTATCTTCAGGACTACGGATCAACCGTGCAGCGGATGATGCAGCAGGACTATCGATCTCTGAAAAAATGCGTGGACAGATTCGCGGATTAGAGCAAGCACAACGTAACGTACAAGACGGTATCTCTTTTGCACAAACGGCTGAGGGTGCAATGAACGAAGTAAGTTCTATGCTTGGACGTATGAAAGAATTGAATGTTCAGAAAGAAAACGGAACATACAGCTCTGGCGACAAAGCAAACATCAATGCTGAATTAAGTCAATTGGGTAAACAAATTGACAGCATTATGAGCAACACAACATTTAACGGTATTCACATTACAAGTAGTGTTAAAGTACAAGCTGATGATAAAGCATTCCAAATCACTGTTTCAGGTGTAAATACAAGTGGTTTTACAGGTCTAGGTTCAAGTACTGCACTATCTTCAGTGAGTAAAGCAATTGAAAAAGTAGCAACACAACGTGCGAACTTGGGTGCTGTGCAAAACCGTTTGGAATACACTTCCAACAACTTGGGAACAACAGTAGAAAACTTAACTGCATCTGAATCACGTATTCGTGATACAGATATGGCTAAAGAAATGGTAGCATTGTCCAAAAACAATATTTTGGTACAGGCTTCACAATCGATGTTGTCCCAAGCAAACTCTTCACCACAGGGCGTATTGTCCTTGCTTCGTTAA
- a CDS encoding flagellin, which produces MIINHNIPALNTQRNMGLNSAAASKNMEKLSSGLRINRAADDAAGLSISEKMRGQIRGLEQAQRNVQDGISFAQTAEGAMNEVSSMLGRMKELNVQKENGTYSSGDKANINAELSQLGTQIDSIMSNTTFNGIHVTSSVKVQADDKAFQITISGVNTAGFKNLGSGSKLSAISNAIEKVATQRANLGAVQNRLEYTSNNLGTTVENLTASESRIRDTDMAKEMVALSKNNILVQASQSMLSQANSSPQGVLSLLR; this is translated from the coding sequence ATGATTATCAATCATAATATTCCAGCTTTAAACACACAACGTAACATGGGTCTGAACAGTGCAGCAGCTAGCAAAAACATGGAAAAACTATCTTCAGGACTACGGATCAACCGTGCAGCGGATGATGCAGCAGGACTATCAATCTCTGAAAAAATGCGCGGACAGATTCGCGGATTAGAGCAAGCACAACGTAACGTACAAGATGGTATCTCTTTCGCACAAACAGCAGAGGGTGCAATGAACGAAGTGAGTTCAATGCTTGGACGTATGAAAGAATTGAATGTTCAGAAAGAAAACGGAACATACAGCTCTGGCGACAAAGCAAACATCAATGCTGAATTAAGCCAATTAGGTACACAAATCGATAGCATCATGAGCAACACTACTTTTAACGGTATTCACGTTACAAGTAGCGTTAAAGTACAAGCTGATGACAAAGCATTCCAAATTACTATTTCTGGTGTAAATACAGCTGGATTTAAAAACTTAGGTTCAGGTAGCAAATTATCTGCAATTAGTAATGCAATCGAAAAAGTAGCAACACAACGTGCGAACTTGGGTGCTGTGCAAAACCGTTTGGAATACACTTCCAACAACTTGGGAACAACAGTGGAAAACTTAACAGCATCTGAATCACGTATTCGTGATACCGATATGGCTAAGGAAATGGTAGCATTGTCTAAAAACAACATTTTGGTACAGGCTTCACAATCGATGTTGTCCCAAGCGAACTCTTCACCACAGGGCGTATTGTCCTTACTGCGTTAA